In Musa acuminata AAA Group cultivar baxijiao chromosome BXJ2-10, Cavendish_Baxijiao_AAA, whole genome shotgun sequence, a genomic segment contains:
- the LOC135625152 gene encoding FRIGIDA-like protein 4a: protein MAAAEESPADDRIQKFLDDLESQHALLSNCTLLWKSLAEHFSSLRQALALRSQSLDAHLQALESNTQKSLDSLALRDSSLPDRESAAAAALHERRDAALAEIQRSDAPSTDLRGLLRWYARRMDSPGLWRFVVSRRKDLHALRREVPDAVAASLDPARLVVDASEDFLNHHADDGGADRNWALGMLLRSLLISEGGKAPEVAESMREKATAVAEAWKEKFSTKEEGGEGGGGTMGGSEAQIFLQMVVAFGLRSRFEEGFLKKLVLEHASRKDMAKLAAALGLGEQLADVIDELVKTGKEIEAVYFVHESGLTERFPPDSLLKFYLQASRKKANSISKNGNNSIAAKEESSNMEINALKSIIKCVETCKLGSKFNVDGLKKRLAEMEKIKAERKRSAVANRPQGKRLRAAAGATPILRPAKAARGPNKPYAPYGQNPPAVSHIPATRHVYSYPGQGGFDGLASAQYGAPRSQSPATVPQQYYAHDDMGALRAGMHHGGPSITYGGYDYTAPAPTQQSRPH, encoded by the exons ATGGCGGCTGCCGAGGAATCCCCCGCCGACGATCGAATCCAGAAGTTCCTCGACGATCTGGAATCGCAGCACGCGCTTCTCTCCAACTGCACCCTCCTCTGGAAGTCCCTCGCTGAACACTTCTCCTCCCTCCGCCAAGCCCTCGCCCTCCGGTCCCAATCCCTCGACGCCCACCTCCAGGCTCTCGAATCCAACACGCAGAAGTCCCTCGACTCCCTCGCACTGCGAGATTCCTCCCTCCCCGACCGCgagtccgccgccgccgccgccctccaCGAGCGCCGTGACGCCGCCCTAGCCGAGATCCAGCGCTCCGATGCCCCCTCCACCGACCTCCGCGGCCTCCTCCGCTGGTATGCCCGCCGTATGGACTCCCCCGGCCTGTGGCGCTTCGTGGTGTCGCGCCGCAAGGATCTCCACGCGCTCCGGAGGGAGGTCCCTGACGCTGTGGCGGCATCGTTGGACCCCGCGAGGCTGGTGGTCGACGCTTCGGAGGACTTCCTGAATCACCACGCCGACGACGGCGGCGCCGACCGAAACTGGGCGCTGGGGATGCTTCTCCGGTCGCTGCTCATCTCGGAGGGCGGTAAGGCTCCGGAGGTCGCGGAGAGCATGAGGGAGAAGGCGACGGCGGTGGCCGAGGCGTGGAAGGAGAAGTTCAGCACAAAGGAGGAagggggagaaggaggaggaggaaccatGGGTGGTTCAGAGGCGCAAATATTTCTGCAGATGGTGGTGGCGTTTGGTCTGAGATCACGATTCGAAGAAGGCTTCCTGAAGAAGCTCGTTCTGGAGCATGCTTCCAGGAAAGACATGGCTAAACTCGCTGCTGCATTAGGGCTCGGGGAGCAATTGGCAG ATGTAATTGATGAGTTGGTAAAGACTGGCAAGGAGATCGAGGCTGTGTATTTTGTTCATGAATCTGGCTTGACCGAGCGTTTCCCCCCTGATTCTCTCCTCAAGTTCTATCTCCAAGCCTCTAGGAAAAAAGCCAATTCCATATCGAAAAACGGGAACAATTCAATCGCTGCGAAG GAAGAGTCCAGCAATATGGAGATTAATGCTCTTAAATCCATCATCAAGTGTGTTGAGACTTGCAAACTTGGGTCAAAGTTCAATGTTGATGGTCTGAAGAAAAGGCTTGCAGAGATGGAAAAGATCAAGGCAGAAAGAAAGAGAAGCGCAGTCGCCAACAGACCCCAGGGCAAGAGATTAAGAGCAGCAGCTGGAGCAACCCCAATTCTGCGTCCTGCCAAAGCAGCTAGGGGCCCGAACAAACCTTATGCGCCATATGGTCAGAACCCACCAGCTGTGTCTCATATTCCAGCAACTCGCCATGTTTACAGTTATCCTGGTCAGGGTGGGTTTGATGGCCTTGCTTCTGCACAATACGGTGCTCCTCGTAGCcagagtcctgccaccgtgccccAGCAGTATTATGCTCATGATGATATGGGTGCACTACGAGCGGGAATGCATCACGGCGGTCCTTCCATTACTTATGGTGGATATGACTACACTGCGCCTGCTCCGACACAGCAATCACGCCCACATTAG